The Arachis duranensis cultivar V14167 chromosome 2, aradu.V14167.gnm2.J7QH, whole genome shotgun sequence genome has a window encoding:
- the LOC107474872 gene encoding protein ENDOPLASMIC RETICULUM-ARRESTED PEN3-like: protein MEAEGSSQASAAASESQATSERIKLNVGGKLFETTLSTIRSAGPDSLLFVLSNRPANDPNPGTLRTHLDEIDSICRVWTEIAAVGSESDAGLHFYDFSSSRHVGSVHWTDPSDPRIFKARVNAITASETSVFASFDCPHRENIVLEIDKERIQIVSQLGRQSGNQAKHMVPSKLTFVPATGVLVGTAITSGAFGYSGYIRIWDPRSGDVVWETNEPGAGRSSRFGDSFADVDVDAEGLSIFKLCSKSGDLGMADMRRLGDDPWVYLEEKNPSMVNYGGEVNNLLMHCCWGQVFVGRGGSLEVWSRVQAHGGSIEGESGREGLFRRNFVDKRGDSERGDIKKIEGGGDRLFVSREGVEGIEVWESSHTSGAVPVS, encoded by the coding sequence ATGGAGGCAGAGGGCAGTTCCCAAGCCTCTGCGGCGGCATCAGAGTCCCAAGCCACCAGCGAACGCATCAAGCTCAACGTCGGCGGCAAGCTCTTCGAGACAACCCTCTCGACCATCCGGTCCGCCGGTCCAGACTCCCTCCTCTTCGTCCTCTCGAACCGCCCCGCCAACGACCCCAACCCCGGCACTCTCCGTACTCACCTCGACGAGATCGACTCCATCTGCCGCGTATGGACGGAGATCGCTGCCGTCGGATCGGAATCCGATGCCGGACTTCATTTCTACGACTTCTCAAGCAGCCGCCACGTTGGATCCGTACACTGGACCGATCCTTCAGATCCTCGCATATTCAAGGCTCGCGTTAACGCCATAACCGCCTCGGAAACCTCCGTGTTCGCCTCGTTCGATTGTCCTCACCGCGAGAACATTGTTCTCGAGATCGACAAAGAGAGGATCCAGATTGTATCGCAGTTAGGGCGCCAATCGGGGAACCAGGCAAAGCACATGGTTCCGTCGAAGCTGACGTTTGTTCCGGCAACCGGAGTTCTCGTCGGAACCGCCATCACGAGCGGCGCGTTCGGCTACTCCGGTTACATACGGATTTGGGACCCCAGGTCCGGAGACGTGGTTTGGGAGACAAACGAGCCTGGTGCGGGTCGGAGTAGCAGGTTCGGAGACTCATTTGCTGACGTGGATGTTGACGCGGAAGGGTTATCGATTTTCAAGCTGTGTTCTAAGTCTGGGGATTTGGGTATGGCTGACATGAGGCGTTTGGGGGATGATCCTTGGGTTTATTTGGAGGAGAAGAACCCTAGCATGGTAAATTATGGTGGTGAAGTGAATAATTTGTTGATGCATTGTTGTTGGGGGCAAGTGTTTGTTGGAAGAGGTGGAAGCTTGGAGGTTTGGTCAAGGGTTCAAGCCCATGGTGGCAGCATCGAAGGTGAGAGCGGGCGTGAAGGGTTGTTTCGGAGGAACTTCGTGGATAAGAGGGGTGATTCAGAGAGAGGGGATATAAAGAAGATTGAAGGTGGTGGGGATAGGTTGTTTGTTAGTAGGGAAGGTGTTGAAGGTATTGAAGTGTGGGAGAGTTCTCATACTTCTGGAGCTGTTCCTGTTTCATGA